Proteins from a genomic interval of Streptomyces sp. NBC_00820:
- a CDS encoding zf-HC2 domain-containing protein, whose translation MTNNNAHIWHADDGVVARYAAGSLPEPDAWSLETHVEQCSRCAVRVSRAVGATAAGTVLREVREAVLGALPAQGAAQGSARIPASGAPACEGAAGQRRPGLPKVRRLPRLRRTARLLWAAGPAVRGAWLPAVLVVAAGALVLGQGGGFAGTRALLLAIAPVVPVAGVALSYGPHADPLYEVAAASPGGGLRLALTRTLVVLAVSLPLLTLTGLLLPASGAPAAAAWLLPGLALTLTSLALASFVGCRTATGVTAGGWLCAVLAPTATAPAAITARLAEQLSQCLDGAGAQGTWAAAAAVSAVLLAVRRQAFDNLLPR comes from the coding sequence ATGACGAACAACAACGCACACATCTGGCACGCGGACGACGGCGTCGTCGCCCGCTACGCCGCCGGCTCCCTGCCGGAGCCGGACGCGTGGTCCCTGGAGACCCACGTGGAGCAGTGCTCCAGGTGCGCGGTCCGGGTGTCGCGGGCCGTGGGCGCCACGGCTGCGGGGACGGTCCTGAGGGAGGTGCGGGAAGCGGTACTGGGGGCGCTTCCCGCACAGGGGGCGGCCCAGGGGTCGGCACGGATCCCGGCATCCGGGGCGCCCGCGTGCGAGGGCGCCGCGGGACAGCGTCGCCCGGGGCTCCCCAAGGTCCGCCGGCTCCCTCGGCTGCGCCGGACCGCCCGGCTCCTGTGGGCCGCCGGACCCGCGGTGCGCGGGGCGTGGCTGCCGGCCGTGCTGGTCGTGGCCGCGGGTGCGCTGGTCCTGGGACAGGGGGGCGGGTTCGCCGGCACGCGGGCGCTGCTGCTGGCGATCGCGCCCGTCGTGCCCGTCGCCGGGGTGGCCCTGTCCTACGGGCCGCACGCCGACCCGCTCTACGAGGTCGCCGCGGCCAGCCCGGGCGGCGGTCTGCGTCTCGCGCTGACCCGGACCCTGGTCGTGCTCGCGGTGAGCCTGCCTCTGCTGACCCTGACCGGGCTGCTGCTGCCCGCCTCCGGCGCCCCGGCGGCCGCGGCCTGGCTGCTGCCGGGGCTGGCGCTGACGCTGACCTCGCTCGCCCTGGCCTCCTTCGTGGGCTGCCGGACGGCGACCGGCGTCACGGCGGGCGGCTGGCTGTGCGCCGTCCTGGCGCCGACGGCCACCGCACCGGCCGCCATCACCGCACGTCTGGCCGAGCAGCTCTCCCAGTGCCTCGACGGGGCGGGCGCGCAGGGCACGTGGGCGGCCGCGGCCGCCGTGAGCGCCGTACTCCTGGCGGTCCGCCGCCAGGCGTTCGACAACCTGCTCCCTCGCTGA
- a CDS encoding ABC transporter ATP-binding protein: protein MTGLSVRHRKTVALDSVDLSLGTGVHGLLGPNGAGKTSLIRVLATVAQPHGGSVEILGQDSADHRGRSGIRRRLGYLPQEFGYYPGFTVREFVTYVAWLKEMPADRTPAAVERAVARVGLMDRIDEKVKTLSGGMVRRVGIAQAVVNDPEVLLLDEPTAGLDPEQRVEFRELLRELGANATVVVSTHLVEDVATACTDVTLIDAGRVAYQGTPDALATLGEDSDDPGDHPIERGYTAALRAHRSHRETQRAHGAPAGVREGV from the coding sequence GTGACCGGCCTGAGCGTCCGGCACAGAAAGACCGTCGCCCTCGACTCCGTCGACCTGAGCCTCGGCACCGGTGTGCACGGGCTGCTCGGGCCGAACGGCGCCGGCAAGACCTCGCTGATCCGCGTGCTGGCCACCGTGGCCCAGCCGCACGGCGGCTCGGTGGAGATCCTCGGGCAGGACAGCGCCGACCACCGCGGACGGTCCGGCATCCGGCGCCGGCTCGGCTATCTGCCACAGGAGTTCGGCTACTACCCGGGCTTCACCGTGCGGGAGTTCGTGACGTACGTGGCCTGGCTCAAGGAGATGCCCGCCGACCGCACCCCGGCCGCCGTGGAGCGGGCGGTGGCGCGGGTCGGTCTCATGGACCGCATCGACGAGAAGGTCAAGACGCTGTCCGGCGGCATGGTCCGCCGGGTCGGCATCGCGCAGGCCGTGGTCAACGACCCGGAGGTGCTGCTGCTGGACGAGCCGACCGCCGGCCTCGACCCCGAGCAGCGGGTGGAGTTCCGCGAGCTGCTGCGCGAACTGGGCGCGAACGCCACGGTGGTGGTCTCCACGCACCTGGTCGAGGACGTGGCGACCGCCTGCACGGACGTGACCCTCATCGACGCGGGCCGGGTCGCCTATCAGGGCACGCCGGACGCCCTCGCCACCCTCGGTGAGGACTCGGACGACCCGGGCGACCACCCGATCGAACGCGGTTACACGGCGGCCCTGCGCGCGCACCGCAGCCACCGGGAGACCCAGCGGGCACACGGCGCCCCGGCCGGCGTGCGGGAGGGAGTGTGA
- a CDS encoding TetR/AcrR family transcriptional regulator — protein sequence MTGNASSGGARRSDATRTAILAAARERFAGDGYERATIRAIAKDASIDPSMVMRYFGSKEGLFAAAVTLDLRLPDLTQVPRDEVGRALVTHFLGLWESNEELTAVLRVGVTNQAAAERLQGVFRDQLLPVARKVCPDPEQVPARAALCAAQVLGLALTRYVLRLPPAVALSHQEVVAWVGPVVQRYLTAPSP from the coding sequence ATGACTGGCAACGCAAGCAGCGGCGGCGCTCGCCGCTCCGACGCCACCCGTACCGCGATCCTCGCCGCCGCGCGCGAGCGGTTCGCAGGCGACGGGTACGAGCGGGCCACCATCCGGGCCATCGCCAAGGACGCGTCCATCGACCCCTCCATGGTGATGCGCTACTTCGGCAGCAAGGAGGGTCTGTTCGCCGCGGCCGTCACACTCGATCTGCGGCTGCCCGACCTCACGCAGGTGCCGCGGGACGAGGTCGGGCGGGCGCTGGTCACCCACTTCCTCGGGCTGTGGGAGAGCAACGAGGAGCTGACGGCCGTACTCCGGGTCGGCGTCACCAACCAGGCCGCGGCCGAGCGGCTCCAGGGTGTCTTCCGGGACCAGTTGCTCCCGGTGGCGCGCAAGGTGTGCCCCGATCCCGAGCAGGTGCCGGCGCGGGCCGCGCTGTGCGCCGCGCAGGTTCTGGGGCTGGCGCTCACCCGTTATGTGCTGCGGCTGCCCCCGGCGGTGGCGCTGTCGCACCAGGAGGTGGTGGCGTGGGTGGGGCCGGTCGTCCAGCGGTATCTGACCGCGCCGAGCCCCTGA
- a CDS encoding FAD-dependent monooxygenase — MNGTPATPEAHEGPEVHGAPEALEASEAHETPTPDVIVVGAGPTGLLLAGDLAAAGVRVTLLEKRPHKVSNLSRAFVLHARTLEQLDARGLAEELEAVGKPLERLRLFGGLTFDLRTLPTRFRHVLVLPQYEVEKVLERWAAGAGVDFRYETELTALTQDADGVTVEARGPEGRTERLRAAYVVGTDGMRSAVRGAVGVPFPGKSVIRSVVLADVLLAEKPPNLLTANAVGDAFAFLVPFGDGYYRVIGWHRGRDISEREPVDLAEVKEITRLALGRDFGMHDARWLSRFHSDERQAPAYRVGRVFLAGDAAHVHTPAGGQGMNTGMQDAANLGWKLAAAVTGHAGPELLDSYQAERHPVGRTVLRSSGGIVRLAMAKRPWTLAARAALVAFLGAVAPARRKIAGQITGIGYRYPTPRGAHRLTGTRVPDVALAGGTRLHEALRGGRFVLISPEPARESYGKGSAGRLAVARWVGDRRTTVLVRPDGYVAWAADAAGRADVEAALARHLGPAD; from the coding sequence ATGAACGGCACCCCCGCGACTCCCGAAGCCCACGAGGGCCCTGAGGTCCACGGGGCCCCCGAGGCCCTTGAGGCCTCTGAGGCCCACGAGACCCCCACCCCTGACGTCATCGTCGTGGGTGCCGGTCCCACCGGCCTCCTCCTCGCCGGTGACCTCGCCGCCGCAGGGGTCCGGGTCACCCTCCTCGAAAAGCGCCCCCACAAGGTCAGCAACCTCTCCCGCGCCTTCGTCCTGCACGCCCGCACCCTGGAGCAGCTCGACGCGCGGGGCCTGGCCGAGGAGCTGGAGGCGGTCGGCAAGCCCCTGGAGCGGCTGCGTCTCTTCGGCGGCCTCACCTTCGACCTGCGCACCCTCCCCACCCGCTTCCGTCACGTCCTCGTCCTGCCCCAGTACGAGGTGGAGAAGGTGCTGGAGCGGTGGGCGGCCGGGGCGGGCGTCGACTTCCGGTACGAGACCGAGCTGACCGCGCTCACGCAGGACGCGGACGGCGTGACCGTGGAGGCGCGCGGGCCCGAGGGGCGGACCGAGCGGCTGCGGGCGGCGTACGTCGTCGGCACCGACGGCATGCGCAGCGCGGTGCGCGGGGCGGTCGGGGTGCCGTTCCCGGGCAAGTCGGTGATCCGGTCCGTCGTCCTCGCCGACGTGCTGCTCGCCGAGAAGCCCCCGAACCTGCTCACGGCGAACGCCGTCGGTGACGCCTTCGCGTTCCTCGTGCCCTTCGGCGACGGCTACTACCGGGTGATCGGCTGGCACCGCGGCCGTGACATCTCCGAGCGGGAGCCGGTGGACCTGGCGGAGGTCAAGGAGATCACCCGGCTCGCGCTGGGCCGGGACTTCGGGATGCACGACGCCCGCTGGCTGTCCCGCTTCCACAGCGACGAACGCCAGGCGCCCGCCTACCGGGTCGGCCGGGTCTTCCTCGCCGGGGACGCCGCCCACGTGCACACCCCGGCCGGCGGTCAGGGCATGAACACCGGCATGCAGGACGCGGCCAACCTGGGCTGGAAGCTGGCCGCCGCCGTCACCGGCCACGCGGGTCCGGAGCTGCTCGACAGCTACCAGGCCGAGCGGCACCCGGTCGGCAGGACGGTGCTGCGCAGCAGCGGCGGGATCGTGCGGCTCGCCATGGCCAAGCGGCCCTGGACGCTGGCCGCCCGCGCCGCGCTCGTCGCGTTCCTCGGCGCCGTCGCCCCCGCCCGCCGCAAGATCGCGGGCCAGATCACGGGCATCGGCTACCGCTACCCCACGCCCCGGGGCGCCCACCGGCTCACCGGCACCCGCGTCCCGGACGTCGCCCTGGCCGGCGGCACCCGGCTCCACGAGGCGCTGCGCGGCGGCCGGTTCGTACTGATCTCCCCGGAGCCGGCGCGGGAGTCGTACGGCAAGGGGAGCGCAGGCCGGCTGGCGGTGGCGCGGTGGGTGGGCGACCGGCGGACGACCGTACTGGTGCGCCCCGACGGGTATGTGGCGTGGGCCGCCGACGCGGCCGGCCGGGCGGATGTCGAGGCGGCCCTCGCCCGTCATCTCGGCCCGGCGGACTGA
- a CDS encoding MarR family winged helix-turn-helix transcriptional regulator, which produces MASTPHPRTPSGDPVDTIIEQWAAVRPDLDTRALEVFGRVHRIARAMGDRTEKAYARFGISRGEFDVLATLRRSGEPYTLSPRELSATLMLTTGGTTGRLDKLEQAGLLRRSPDPHDRRGLRVTLTEEGLRLVDSAVGAGLAEQQDALTALDDEQVGQLVGLLRQLLSGTAE; this is translated from the coding sequence GACCCCGTCGACACGATCATCGAGCAGTGGGCGGCGGTCCGGCCCGACCTCGACACCCGGGCGCTGGAGGTCTTCGGCCGCGTCCACCGGATCGCGCGCGCGATGGGCGACCGGACGGAGAAGGCGTACGCCCGGTTCGGCATCTCGCGCGGGGAGTTCGACGTCCTCGCGACCCTGCGCCGCTCCGGCGAGCCGTACACCCTCTCGCCCCGCGAGCTGTCGGCGACCCTCATGCTCACCACCGGCGGCACGACCGGCCGCCTCGACAAACTGGAGCAGGCCGGACTGCTGCGCCGCTCCCCCGACCCGCACGACCGGCGCGGTCTGCGGGTGACGCTCACCGAGGAGGGGCTGCGGCTGGTCGACTCGGCGGTCGGCGCGGGCCTCGCGGAACAGCAGGACGCCCTGACCGCCCTCGACGACGAACAGGTCGGCCAACTGGTCGGCCTGCTGAGGCAGTTGCTGAGCGGGACGGCCGAGTAG
- a CDS encoding mechanosensitive ion channel family protein has product MEVLAVSLPVVQLAAGASPSPSPTPSGSTAPIVPSLQDAQQSATNAADWVEQNWSTWLAMGLQILLIVVIAVVLRAVVRRAITKLIDRMNRTAQEVEHTALGGLLASTERRRQRSQAIGSVLRSVASFLILGTAALMVLSTFKINLAPLLASAGVAGVAIGFGARNLVTDFLSGVFMILEDQYGVGDTIDAGVATGEVVAVGLRVTKLRGANGETWYVRNGEVKRIGNLSQGWATATVDVTVKSSENLDRVKATLAEVGERMGKEEPWNELLWGPVEVLGLDSVLIDSMAIRVSAKTMPGKSLTVERELRWRVKQALDAARIPIVGGATATEDVEAAPDPSAAMAAPSAFASSTSPQSLEASPITPQRPPTK; this is encoded by the coding sequence ATGGAGGTACTTGCCGTGTCCCTGCCCGTCGTCCAACTGGCCGCCGGTGCGTCGCCGTCCCCGTCTCCCACGCCGTCGGGCTCGACGGCGCCGATCGTGCCCTCGCTCCAGGACGCCCAGCAGAGCGCGACGAACGCGGCGGACTGGGTGGAGCAGAACTGGTCGACGTGGCTCGCGATGGGTCTGCAGATCCTGCTGATCGTGGTCATCGCGGTGGTGCTGCGCGCGGTGGTGCGGCGGGCGATCACCAAGCTGATCGACCGGATGAACCGGACCGCCCAGGAGGTCGAGCACACCGCGCTGGGCGGGCTGCTGGCCAGCACCGAGCGGCGCCGGCAGCGCTCGCAGGCGATCGGCTCGGTACTGCGGTCGGTGGCGAGCTTCCTGATCCTCGGTACGGCGGCGCTGATGGTGCTGTCCACCTTCAAGATCAACCTGGCGCCGCTGCTCGCCTCCGCCGGTGTCGCCGGTGTGGCGATCGGCTTCGGTGCCCGGAACCTGGTCACGGACTTCCTCTCCGGCGTGTTCATGATCCTGGAGGACCAGTACGGCGTCGGCGACACGATCGACGCGGGTGTGGCCACCGGTGAGGTCGTCGCCGTCGGTCTGCGGGTGACCAAGCTGCGCGGTGCCAACGGTGAGACCTGGTACGTGCGCAACGGCGAGGTGAAGCGGATCGGCAACCTCTCGCAGGGCTGGGCGACCGCCACGGTCGACGTGACGGTGAAGTCGAGCGAGAACCTGGACCGGGTCAAGGCCACGCTCGCCGAGGTCGGCGAGCGGATGGGCAAGGAAGAGCCCTGGAACGAGCTGCTGTGGGGCCCGGTCGAGGTGCTCGGCCTGGACAGCGTGCTGATCGACTCCATGGCCATCCGGGTCTCGGCCAAGACCATGCCGGGCAAGTCGCTGACCGTGGAGCGCGAGCTGCGCTGGCGCGTCAAGCAGGCCCTGGACGCGGCGCGCATCCCGATCGTGGGCGGCGCCACGGCCACGGAGGACGTCGAGGCGGCCCCGGACCCGTCGGCGGCCATGGCGGCCCCCTCGGCCTTCGCCAGCAGCACCTCCCCGCAGTCCCTGGAGGCGTCGCCGATCACTCCGCAGCGGCCGCCGACGAAGTAG
- the malQ gene encoding 4-alpha-glucanotransferase yields the protein MDPARDDVELSRLADLHGVATSYSPSPDRTVAVPATAVIAALAALDVDARTPDAVRAALAARERELSERLLPPTVVWWAGTPQPPDAFAALPPGTRLRVRAEDGQEEERDRIEGLPLGVHQVTATAPDGRTGHTHLIVAPDRLPAPATRSYGLLVQLYSLLSRRSWGMGDLDDLAELAGWAGRTAGAGFVQVNPLHAAVPGAPTDPSPYRPSSRRFPDPVHLRIERIPEFAHIEDQGRLRTLLERADRLRAGVLDKGALIDRDAVWELKRQALELVLAVPLGPGRQAAYDAYRAEEGQALEDHATWYALAERYGPDWLFWPEPLRDPRSAETAAERAALADRVDFHARLAWLTDGQLRAAQHAAREAGMPVGIVHDLAVGVHPLGADAWAQQDHFAAGMSVGAPPDAFNARGQDWGLPPWRPDRLAASGHAPYRRLLRALFRYAGALRIDHVMGLFRLWWVPQGQPPTDGTYVRYDADAMLALLTLEASRAGAVVIGEDLGTVEPGVRETLGRRGVLGTSVLWFERDWDGDGLPLPPERWRADCVATATTHDLPSTAARLTGEHVDLRDRLGLLTRPAAEERAEATADAAEWLALLDGLGLLHRPRPSDSSSGPSGSSSGPSGSSSGLSGSSSGLSGSSGSGEEAEIQAVHRFLLRTPARLIGVWLPDGIGDRRPQNLPGTWDQYPNWRLPVADAEGRPVTLEELTGSPRLRALLDVLREPPGPPGA from the coding sequence ATGGACCCGGCGCGCGACGACGTGGAGCTGTCCCGGCTCGCCGACCTGCACGGGGTCGCCACCTCCTACAGCCCGTCCCCGGACCGTACGGTCGCGGTCCCCGCCACCGCCGTCATCGCCGCCCTCGCCGCCCTCGACGTCGACGCGCGCACCCCCGACGCCGTACGCGCCGCGCTCGCCGCGCGGGAACGCGAGCTGAGCGAACGGCTGCTGCCCCCGACGGTGGTGTGGTGGGCCGGCACCCCGCAGCCGCCCGACGCCTTCGCCGCGCTGCCGCCCGGCACCCGCCTGCGGGTGCGCGCCGAGGACGGACAGGAGGAGGAGCGCGACCGGATCGAGGGGCTGCCCCTCGGTGTGCACCAGGTGACGGCCACCGCGCCCGACGGCCGCACCGGGCACACCCATCTCATCGTCGCCCCGGACCGGCTGCCCGCCCCCGCCACCCGTTCCTACGGCCTCCTCGTGCAGCTGTACTCCCTGCTGTCGCGCCGCTCCTGGGGCATGGGCGACCTCGACGACCTCGCCGAACTGGCCGGCTGGGCCGGGCGCACCGCCGGAGCCGGGTTCGTACAGGTCAACCCGTTGCACGCGGCCGTACCCGGGGCCCCGACCGACCCGTCCCCGTACCGGCCGTCCTCGCGCCGCTTCCCCGACCCCGTGCACCTGCGGATCGAACGGATCCCGGAGTTCGCGCACATCGAGGACCAGGGGCGCCTGCGCACGCTGCTGGAACGCGCCGACCGGCTGCGGGCCGGCGTCCTCGACAAGGGCGCCCTCATCGACCGCGACGCGGTGTGGGAGCTGAAGCGGCAGGCCCTGGAACTGGTCCTCGCCGTGCCGCTCGGACCCGGACGGCAGGCCGCGTACGACGCCTACCGCGCCGAGGAGGGGCAGGCCCTGGAGGACCACGCCACCTGGTACGCCCTCGCCGAACGGTACGGCCCCGACTGGCTCTTCTGGCCCGAACCCCTGCGCGACCCCCGTTCGGCCGAGACCGCCGCCGAGCGCGCCGCCCTCGCCGACCGCGTCGACTTCCACGCCCGCCTCGCCTGGCTCACCGACGGCCAGCTCCGCGCCGCCCAGCACGCCGCCCGGGAGGCCGGGATGCCCGTGGGGATCGTGCACGACCTGGCCGTCGGCGTGCATCCGCTGGGCGCCGACGCCTGGGCGCAGCAGGACCACTTCGCCGCCGGCATGTCGGTCGGCGCGCCCCCCGACGCCTTCAACGCCCGCGGCCAGGACTGGGGCCTGCCGCCCTGGCGCCCCGACCGGCTGGCCGCCTCGGGCCACGCCCCCTACCGCCGGCTCCTGCGCGCCCTCTTCCGCTACGCCGGAGCCCTGCGCATCGACCACGTCATGGGCCTGTTCCGGCTGTGGTGGGTCCCCCAGGGACAGCCGCCGACGGACGGCACGTACGTCCGCTACGACGCCGACGCCATGCTCGCCCTCCTCACCCTGGAGGCCTCCCGCGCCGGGGCCGTGGTGATCGGCGAGGACCTCGGCACCGTGGAGCCGGGCGTGCGCGAGACGCTGGGGCGGCGCGGGGTGCTGGGCACGTCCGTGCTCTGGTTCGAACGGGACTGGGACGGCGACGGGCTCCCGCTGCCGCCGGAACGCTGGCGCGCCGACTGCGTCGCCACCGCCACCACCCACGACCTGCCCTCCACCGCGGCCCGGCTCACCGGCGAACACGTCGACCTGCGCGACCGCCTCGGCCTGCTCACCCGCCCCGCGGCCGAGGAGCGCGCGGAGGCCACGGCGGACGCGGCGGAATGGCTCGCCCTGCTCGACGGCCTGGGCCTCCTGCACCGGCCCCGGCCCTCCGACTCCTCCTCCGGCCCCTCCGGCTCCTCCTCCGGCCCCTCCGGCTCCTCCTCCGGCCTCTCCGGCTCCTCCTCCGGCCTCTCCGGCTCCTCCGGCTCCGGCGAGGAGGCTGAGATCCAGGCCGTCCACCGGTTCCTGCTGCGCACCCCCGCCCGGTTGATCGGCGTCTGGCTGCCCGACGGCATCGGTGACCGCCGCCCGCAGAACCTCCCCGGCACCTGGGACCAGTACCCCAACTGGCGGCTCCCGGTCGCGGACGCGGAAGGCCGCCCGGTGACCCTGGAGGAACTGACCGGATCGCCCCGGCTGAGGGCGCTCCTCGACGTTCTGCGGGAACCGCCCGGCCCGCCCGGCGCCTGA
- a CDS encoding HNH endonuclease yields MPHVLVLNASYEPLGVVPLRRALVLVLENKAVSLEESGAYLHSATVTLPAPSVVRLKRFVRVPYRGPVPLTRRALFARDGGRCMYCGGVATSVDHVIPRSRGGQHRWDNVVASCRRCNHVKADRHLVELGWRLHHKPAPPTGLAWRIIGTGHRDPRWLPYLQPYGAEDAMARIDGISA; encoded by the coding sequence GTGCCGCATGTCCTGGTCCTCAACGCGTCGTACGAGCCCCTCGGCGTCGTACCGCTCCGCCGCGCTCTCGTCCTCGTCCTGGAGAACAAGGCCGTCTCCCTCGAGGAATCCGGCGCCTATCTGCACAGCGCGACCGTCACACTCCCCGCACCCAGCGTGGTCCGGCTCAAGCGATTCGTGCGGGTGCCCTACCGGGGGCCCGTTCCTCTCACCCGGCGGGCCCTGTTCGCCCGGGACGGGGGCCGGTGCATGTACTGCGGTGGCGTCGCAACCAGCGTCGACCACGTCATCCCGCGCAGCCGCGGGGGCCAGCACCGCTGGGACAACGTGGTCGCCTCCTGCCGCCGCTGCAACCACGTCAAGGCCGACCGCCACCTCGTCGAGCTGGGCTGGAGACTGCACCACAAACCGGCCCCGCCCACCGGTCTGGCCTGGCGCATCATCGGCACCGGGCATAGGGACCCGCGCTGGCTGCCCTACTTGCAACCGTACGGCGCGGAAGACGCCATGGCCCGGATCGACGGCATTTCCGCCTGA
- a CDS encoding RNA polymerase sigma factor: MGGHREKDGAAEDAGLLRAVAAGDPAALADLYDRHAGWLHARLTRRCADPEVVREVLQDTFVTVWRSAAGHRGQEAGGWLWTIAARRLVDARRAQERATRVVGPPLEEGTPGRYDTAVAPSAEDRVLTGLEYGDVGTALDRISPELREVLRATVVDGLSTREAARLLGIPEGTVKSRARRARAELRDALTQLNPSLVGGTA; this comes from the coding sequence ATGGGGGGCCACCGGGAGAAGGACGGCGCGGCCGAGGACGCGGGGCTGCTGCGGGCCGTCGCGGCGGGGGATCCGGCGGCACTGGCCGATCTGTACGACCGGCACGCGGGATGGCTGCACGCGCGGCTGACGCGGCGCTGCGCCGATCCGGAGGTCGTACGGGAGGTGCTGCAGGACACCTTCGTGACCGTGTGGCGGTCGGCTGCGGGGCATCGCGGGCAGGAGGCCGGCGGCTGGCTGTGGACGATCGCGGCACGGCGGCTGGTGGACGCGCGGCGGGCGCAGGAGCGCGCCACGCGGGTCGTGGGGCCGCCGCTGGAGGAGGGGACCCCGGGGCGGTACGACACGGCCGTCGCGCCCTCCGCCGAGGACCGGGTGCTGACCGGGCTGGAGTACGGCGACGTCGGCACCGCCCTCGACCGGATCTCCCCCGAGCTGCGGGAGGTGCTGCGGGCGACGGTCGTCGACGGGCTGAGCACCCGTGAGGCGGCCCGGCTGCTCGGTATCCCCGAGGGCACGGTCAAGTCCCGCGCCCGCCGCGCCCGCGCCGAACTGCGCGACGCGCTCACCCAGTTGAACCCGTCCCTGGTGGGAGGCACGGCATGA